The Penicillium oxalicum strain HP7-1 chromosome VI, whole genome shotgun sequence genome window below encodes:
- a CDS encoding putative metallocarboxypeptidase ecm14, which translates to MRLLPSIVLLSALSPPTLAVPAGSSIAPDPATPLLRPATFLDQPSQPRRPWNRLRDWAIESLWGRSRSTSRKQSSLPKNVRDRYGSDVVLRFHLRHPHDAEALAAASKVLVLDVWATTTTYVDIRLAEEMIPSLLDLLPPSLQSSHTPLMENLVDMIYNTYPRHLYISSGTESDFRSGSRRTATPPVEDIFFHDYQPLSVIVQWMRLMSSMFPTHVHLTSVGTSYEGRDLHALRVGVSPSPLEPTGPRKTIVVVGGSHAREWISTSTVTYLAYNLITRYGHSAEVTRLLQEYDWILIPSLNPDGYVYSWEGDRLWRKNRQPTGLPLCRGVDLDRAWDFEWDGESTRSNPCSENYAGAEPFEAVESRRFAQWAQNETESGRADIVGFLDLHSYSQQILYPYSYSCASVPPTLESLEELGLGLAKAIRQSTHESYDVTSACEGILTTEGSARTSAGGSALDWFYHHLHATYAFQIKLRDRGSYGFLLPPEDIVPTGKEIFNAILTFGRFVWGETLFEHEETSSSVKIPFNFEQKPLARK; encoded by the exons ATGCGTCTCCTTCCCAGCATCGTCCTTCTTTCGGCGCTGAGTCCACCTACGTTGGCCGTCCCTGCGGGCTCCAGTATTGCGCCCGATCCCGCAACACCACTGCTGCGGCCCGCCACCTTCTTGGACCAGCCTTCCCAACCGCGCCGGCCATGGAATCGGCTGCGTGACTGGGCGATTGAATCCCTCTGGGGGAGATCCCGATCCACCTCCCGGAAACAGTCCAGTCTGCCCAAGAATGTGCGCGATCGATACGGGAGTGATGTGGTCCTCCGCTTTCACTTGCGCCATCCCCACGACGCCGAAGCGCTGGCCGCGGCCTCCAAAGTCCTGGTGCTGGATGTGTgggccaccaccacgacgTATGTTGATATACGCCTGGCTGAAGAAATG ATACCCTCCCTCCTCGATCTACTTCCTCCGTCTTTGCAGTCCAGCCACACTCCGCTCATGGAGAACCTCGTCGACATGATCTACAATACATACCCTCGACACCTCTACATCTCGTCAGGAACAGAGTCCGACTTTCGATCGGGGAGTAGACGCACAGCGACCCCGCCGGTCGAggacatcttcttccacgacTATCAACCACTCTCGGTGATTGTCCAGTGGATGCGACTGATGTCATCCATGTTCCCCACACATGTGCATCTCACCAGCGTGGGTACATCGTACGAGGGCCGGGACCTCCACGCCTTGCGAGTCGGGGTATCCCCCTCACCGTTGGAGCCGACCGGCCCACGCAAGACGATCGTGGTCGTCGGCGGCTCTCACGCGCGAGAGTGGATCAGCACCTCGACCGTCACCTATCTCGCATATAATCTGATCACTCGGTATGGCCATTCGGCCGAGGTGACACGACTTCTACAGGAGTATGATTGGATTCTGATTCCGTCGCTGAACCCAGACGGCTACGTTTACTCGTGGGAAGGCGATCGGCTGTGGCGTAAGAATCGACAGCCCACAGGGCTGCCACTCTGCCGGGGCGTCGACCTGGACCGAGCCTGGGACTTTGAGTGGGATGGCGAGTCAACTCGGTCGAATCCGTGCTCGGAGAACTACGCCGGCGCCGAACCCTTCGAGGCCGTCGAGTCCCGCCGATTCGCCCAGTGGGCGCAAAATGAAACCGAGAGCGGTCGCGCCGACATCGTGGGCTTCTTGGATCTTCACTCGTACTCTCAACAGATTCTGTATCCCTATTCCTACAGCTGCGCTTCGGTGCCCCCAACGTTGGAGAGCTTGGAAGAACTGGGATTGGGGCTGGCCAAGGCGATCCGCCAGTCCACCCACGAATCATACGACGTGACCTCGGCCTGCGAAGGGATTCTCACGACGGAAGGATCTGCGCGAACCAGCGCCGGCGGAAGTGCTCTGGACTGGTTCTACCACCACCTTCATGCCACCTACGCGTTTCAGATCAAGTTGCGCGACCGAGGCAGCTATGGCTTCCTGCTACCCCCGGAGGACATTGTGCCCACGGGCAAGGAGATTTTTAATGCTATTCTGACCTTTGGGCGGTTCGTCTGGGGGGAGACACTCTTTGAGCATGAGGAGACGAGCTCCTCGGTCAAGATCCCATTCAATTTTGAACAGAAGCCACTGGCTCGGAAATAG
- a CDS encoding Dicarboxylic amino acid permease produces the protein MLSHEAKSEGFSSEAPVKHEYSNDEVGAAEEGGLSNPDHVDLHRALKARHITMIAIGGAIGTGLIIGTGDALAKAGPGSILIAYAWVGFIVYLVMCALGEMAAWLPLPSGFTGYAVRFCDPALGFTLGWTYVPHERRISMASGLEGLHFANLEIWRRYWFKYIILSPNQLTAGALVISYWLPQEKVNAGVWITILLVAIVCINYFGVRFFGEFEFWLSSFKVIVILGIILLSFILMLGGGPDHDRRGFRYWKSPGAFNTYILEGDAGRFLAFWSTMVSATFAFLGTELVGVTVGEAQNPRKAIPRAIKLTFWRILVFYILSVLLVGTLVPYNDKKLPYNNKNFSQATSSAAASPFVVAIENSGIPALDHILNACILLFVFSAANSDLYIATRTIYGLAREGKAPRIFARTDRRGVPVFALAICSAIALIAYMNVANDSRVVFKYFVNLVTIFGLLTWVSILVTHIYFVRARRAQNVPDSDLAYVAPFGIWGSYVALAFCILIVFTKNYDVFTHNKKWGNFDYKNFITAYLGIPLYLILIFGYKLATKCKGVKPEEADLWTGKEQIDREEAAFIARHNEEMEKHAGSHWFYRKFVSWLF, from the exons ATGCTGTCGCACGAGGCCAAGAGTGAGGGCTTCTCCTCAGAGGCTCCCGTCAAGCACGAGTACAGCAACGATGAGGTGGgcgccgccgaggaaggGGGTCTCTCCAATCCAGACCATGTCGACCTGCACCGTGCTCTCAAGGCGCGTCACATTACGATGATTG CCATCGGCGGTGCCATTGGAACTGGATTGATTATCGGGACTGGTGATGCTCTTGCAAA GGCTGGT CCTGGCTCGATTCTCATCGCCTACGCGTGGGTGGGATTCATCGTCTATCTGGTCATGTGCGCGCTGGGAGAGATGGCCGCGTGGCTTCCTCTACCTTCTGGTTTTACGGGTTATGCGGTTCGATTCTGTGATCCTGCCCTCGGATTTACGCTCGGTTGGACGTACGTACCCCACGAGAGGCGGATCTCAATGGCCTCTGGCTTGGAGGGCTTGCATTTTGCTAACCTAGAAATCTGGCGCAGGTACTGGTTCAAATACATCATTTTATCGCCCAATCAACTGACCGCAGGCGCACTCGTCATATCCTACTGGTTACCGCAAGAAAAAGTCAATGCAGGGGTCTGGATCACGattctcctcgtcgccatcgtCTGCATCAACTACTTTGGCGTGCGCTTCTTCGGTGAATTTGAATTCTGGCTCTCCTCCTTCAAAGTCATTGTCATTCTCGGCATCATTCTGCTGTCGTTCATTCTGATGTTGGGGGGTGGACCCGATCACGATCGCCGCGGATTCCGCTACTGGAAGAGTCCCGGCGCCTTCAACACGTACATCCTCGAGGGAGATGCTGGACGGTTCTTGGCCTTCTGGTCCACCATGGTCTCGGCGACCTTTGCCTTCCTGGGCACGGAATTGGTCGGTGTGACGGTGGGAGAGGCGCAGAACCCGCGTAAAGCCATCCCGCGCGCCATCAAGTTGACTTTCTGGCGCATCCTGGTCTTCTACATCCTCTCGGTCCTCTTGGTCGGTACCCTGGTGCCCTACAACGACAAGAAGTTGCCCTACAACAACAAGAACTTCTCGCAAGCGACCAGCTCCGCCGCGGCGTCGCCTTTTGTCGTGGCCATTGAGAATTCGGGCATCCCGGCCCTGGACCACATCCTCAACGCGTGTATCTtgctcttcgtcttctccgccGCCAACTCCGACCTCTACATTGCCACCCGTACCATCTACGGCCTCGCACGCGAGGGCAAGGCGCCCAGGATCTTTGCCCGGACCGACCGCCGCGGTGTCCCCGTCTTCGCTCTGGCCATTTGCTCCGCCATCGCCCTCATCGCCTACATGAACGTCGCCAACGACTCGCGCGTCGTCTTCAAGTACTTTGTCAACCTGGTCACCATTTTCGGTCTCCTGACCTGGGTGTCCATCCTCGTCACGCACATCTACTTCGTTCGTGCCCGACGAGCCCAGAACGTCCCGGACTCGGATCTCGCCTACGTGGCTCCCTTTGGCATCTGGGGCTCCTACGTGGCCCTGGCCTTTTGCATTCTGATCGTCTTCACCAAGAACTACGACGTCTTCACCCACAACAAGAAATGGGGCAACTTTGACTACAAGAACTTCATCACCGCCTATCTGGGCATCCCGCTCTACCTCATCTTGATCTTTGGCTACAAGCTCGCCACCAAGTGCAAGGGCgtcaagcccgaggaggcGGACCTCTGGACTGGTAAGGAGCAGATTGACCGGGAAGAGGCGGCCTTCATTGCGCGACACAAcgaagagatggagaagcatGCCGGATCGCACTGGTTCTACCGCAAATTCGTCTCGTGGTTGTTCTGA